The sequence AttctcgtctctcttccgCTCCCAATTAGAGTGGGCGCAGCACAagtcgtcgcctccactgGTGATAGGGGACACAGTGGCGAGATGCCTCCCCATGGCAGTCTCGGACTTCTCCGGAGGCATTTTCTCGAGACTTCGGTCTTTCTGCGGTATCTTTGGAGCATTGCCGGCAGACGAGAATAGTAGTGATCCATCCATGTCGGACGCGCACACTCCTCTCATTGAGAATGAAGCGTCCCCCTCCGTGGGAACACACGACAGCGAGACATCCGGACACCAGACATCCAGGGACTCATGGCAGCCCACCTTGTAGTTCTCGCTCGACCGCCCAAAAAGGCTCATTTCTTCATGAGTGGCGGCACAAGTGTACTGCAACAAACTGCTTGATGCAAGCGGCTCAATTGAGGAGGGTACCAGAAGGAGAAGTGGTTCAGCGAACAAAGAGGACAAATCAGTGAGGCGTCCTGCGTGCTCTTCAGGATCGGTATGTGTGGTCTCTACAAGCTCGCTATTCCCGTCATCATCGTCAGCGTTCGAGGGCGACATatccgccttcttcctttttcCGCAAACTACCGAAAGACGAGAACAGTCTCCTTCAATCAGCCGTGTGATATCGTCCTCAACCCATTTGAAAGTAACatcgctttcttcctctgccttcgctggGGAGGCGAAGGTTTTTTGCGGAGACGTCTCGGGCGGTGTTGCTATGTGGATATCGCtttcgtcctctctcgtcgAAATATGGGGAACAAGGCGTTGGCGATACCCGCACGTAGGGAAGACCGCTGCCTGCACCGGGGAGGGTAGGATGGGGTCTTTGTCTCCGGCTGCCTTTTCTTCTGCCGTAAGTGAAAACAACGAGGAGCCGAAGTTGTACTCAGTTGCTCGGTTTATCTTTTCCAGCTCACAAAGGCTTGGTTGCTCCGATTCTTTATTTTTGTCGACAGATTTGGCATCGTCCACTTTCTGTCCGTTTCTACTATTTTCCATGGCCAAGAGCTCTTCTTCGTTGCTGTGGACGGTGAAAAGCGTGTCCTGCCACTGTGTTGACAACGACACAACGGATGGGACAGAAGGGCACTGTTCCCAAGAAGCAAGAAACGGGTTTGTTAGATACTGAGAACTGGGAGGCTCCATAGGGCACGTCTCCCGGTCCCACAACGTCGAAGATCTTGTATGCAGCACTGCACCCCAAGGCAGTGGATACCTTGTACTCTGGACGTAGGTGCAGTGTTCATTCCCCTCAGGCGTGTATAGCCGATAATAGCGGTTGAAGGGTTCTGAAAGAAGCAAATCCTGTAATTTTGTATGCCCAAGGACCATACAATCCAGTCTCTCGTATGTCGTCCAGCGAACAAGGTCTTTGACTTGAGCAAGGAAGATTCCAGTAGGTTCAGGATCGACGATCCGTCCAAGGGCACAGAGTAAGTGATCGACAGTGGCTAAGGTATTCATGGATTCAGGAGATCCAGGGGTCGTCAGAGAATTTCTTTGAACAAATTCTTTTGCTGCGACTGGGCACGCGGCAACCGGCACAAGAGCCTTATCTCGATAAGTAAGCAATTTCTTCCAAGAGGCAAGCTGGACCATCCGAATAAGATGTGCAAGTTTCATGTCTTTGAACATGGGAATCTCCTGACGAAGGCGTTCGGCTAATGCGTATCGGCCCTCCGTGAATACGGGCGCCTTTAAGCTACCGCCGTCTTCGGCGTTTGATGAGTTACGCATCTTCTCAATGAAGTACCTGACGACGACGGAACAGGGACAACCAACACTTGCAAGAGTGAAGTCCGCAAACAAGAGCGGCAGTGTGGTGAACAGCGTGTGTGAGTGCTTCACTACTTTATAAAGATAGATACTGTCCGATCCTCTTTTGGTTCGTATCGCGATGAGGGCCTCTATTCAGCGTAGGCGTAGACAAGCCATTCGCAAACATGCGGTGTCGCGTGCAAAAAGATCACAGGTCGAAGAAATATAATGTAGACACTGTCTCACCTTGGGATCCAAGTTCAataactatatatatatatatatatatatatatatgcatatgcagtGACACGTGTTTGCGAACCCGAACGTGGCCCCTGCGCACCTGTTGAACTCCAGCCATTGTTCAGCGCTATAGCAGTCGTCTCGGGCCCGGGTGTCAACAAATCCGTCGAACGACTCTGGAGCAA is a genomic window of Besnoitia besnoiti strain Bb-Ger1 chromosome IV, whole genome shotgun sequence containing:
- a CDS encoding hypothetical protein (encoded by transcript BESB_056590), producing the protein MLTPPSPFPREATSFPNPEAAPFCYSPSYPPPPAASPLSSPSPFSSSSGPLLCASSSSYTAAFPTPVEAYQKTSQSSCPPSPPPVLPWQQRRSPAPSYPFGRISSRGVSGFSHAFKHQQSRTSVSSHGPQGRHHGTPTLTNSKFAKGGNGSSGGTSSPPLQQPHQKKPTPIAPSALVIHSKPYGLFGPIPKHVLKEGYKQRIAGVDVLRLPDGTILPRIDGSSLQQLLHTNPGEFPKLEKILTECVTFLYNEGIKPFAGEIAHQMRKRTEGGSWLPSEVVALAVAASDVIPQVERRVKGEDGWVVLLREGLAPESFDGFVDTRARDDCYSAEQWLEFNRYFIEKMRNSSNAEDGGSLKAPVFTEGRYALAERLRQEIPMFKDMKLAHLIRMVQLASWKKLLTYRDKALVPVAACPVAAKEFVQRNSLTTPGSPESMNTLATVDHLLCALGRIVDPEPTGIFLAQVKDLVRWTTYERLDCMVLGHTKLQDLLLSEPFNRYYRLYTPEGNEHCTYVQSTRYPLPWGAVLHTRSSTLWDRETCPMEPPSSQYLTNPFLASWEQCPSVPSVVSLSTQWQDTLFTVHSNEEELLAMENSRNGQKVDDAKSVDKNKESEQPSLCELEKINRATEYNFGSSLFSLTAEEKAAGDKDPILPSPVQAAVFPTCGYRQRLVPHISTREDESDIHIATPPETSPQKTFASPAKAEEESDVTFKWVEDDITRLIEGDCSRLSVVCGKRKKADMSPSNADDDDGNSELVETTHTDPEEHAGRLTDLSSLFAEPLLLLVPSSIEPLASSSLLQYTCAATHEEMSLFGRSSENYKVGCHESLDVWCPDVSLSCVPTEGDASFSMRGVCASDMDGSLLFSSAGNAPKIPQKDRSLEKMPPEKSETAMGRHLATVSPITSGGDDLCCAHSNWERKRDENTGITKTGDSGVTGTCASERISQKKSENAWGSITSGTAEAIMTLSCLVPSFLFGAASTTFYSEDEDSAAKTPSTSCDGQYSLPSPPNLHEVIGEELGTGRKTTPQKTRKAETSFSSDHIGLDFSKAG